GGCTGGCTGAACGGCAGGCAAAAACCATTTTCATTCATCACTACATGGACCGTCATGATTTCGACTTGGAACGTTTGATGAAGTGCTGTCATCATTATCCCCAGATTGATGGACGGATCATTCCCGCGTGCGGCTTCAACATGTTTTATCGCGGCGCAGCTAAAGGGGACAATGTAGCGCGGGCGTCTCGCCTGCAGAGCTGAATGATCAAAGCAATCTTATGGGACAACGATGGCGTTCTGGTTGATACCGAACACCTGTATTTTCGGGCAACCCGCGAAGTCCTTTCTTCGATCGGGTTCGAGTTGACCCAAAAACAATTCATCGAACTCTTTCTCATCGAAGCGCGAGGCGCCTGGCATCTCGTGCAACAGATGGGCTTTTCGCCGGAAGAAGTGGAACAGCTTCGCCAAACAAGAAACAACCTCTATTGTGACTTTCTGCTGCAAGAAAAACTTTTGATCGAAGGCGTTGAAGAAGTGCTTGCCAAACTGCACGGCAAATACAAAATGGGGATCGTGACAAGCTCTTTAAAGGAACATTTCGACATCATTCATCGTTCAACCGGACTCCTGAAGTACTTTGACTTTGTCGTGGCCTCCGGAGATTACATCAAATACAAACCGGATCCTGAGCCTTATCGTATTGCGGTTCAGAAAACAGGATTCTCCGCTGAGGAGTGCATCGCCATCGAAGACTCTTTACGCGGCTTGCTTTCCGCGGCTGGCGCAGGAATCCGATGCTACGTGATTCCGAACCGGCTCACGCAAAAAAGCGATTTTGCTTCCGCATTCAAAGTGCTAAATCATGTTCGCGAAATACTGGAAGAGTTGAACCAACCTTGCGACCAAACGGCTTCATCATCGTAATTGATCTTGCGTTGCAAAAGATCAATTCTCCGGTACTTAACAAATACAGAAAGGGGTTGATCCTTGGAGCATTTCGGGAAAACGTTTACTATCTTCCCGGCATTCGAATGGTCTCTTTGAATCCTTCCATCAGTCACTTTTATCATCCCAATTTGCCGGGAGGAATCATTCCATTTTTGTGGCCGGGACCGCGGTGGATGGGAAACTATCATTTCCAGCGCGCCATTCAAGAGCTCCGATCGAATCGCGTGTCTGCTGCATTTGTTCAGCTCGGACGCGTATCGCACCTTCTGACCGATATGGCCTGTCCCGTTCATGCGCAAAGCGTTTTTCATTCCACCGATCCGTTCGAATGGGCCGTGGAAGCAATGAAAAATGAATTGCGGTCTCTCGAAATCGCCGAATCGGCGCGCGAAAAAACGGCAAGTCAACTGATCCAGCAAATGGCGCAATTTACACAAGCGTATCCCGCAGAAAAAGTGAATAACCCGTGGGGCTACGCTCTCAGAAAAGTTGGTGCGAGAAAAACTCTCAACACCGATATCGTGAGGAAACAGGTTAGAGAATTAATTCCCGTTGTTGCAAGTCACACCGTTTCGCTCTTCAAACTTTTTCTGGAACAGATCCAGGCAATGGTCGCGCAAGACTGTCTAAAAACGCTTGTAGCGCGGACGTCCCGTCCGCAAACGCCACGCAGAACCCATGATGTTTTTGCGGGCGAGACGCCCGCACCACCACAAGTCGGTTTCCCTCTTGCGTTTTTAGACAGTCTCTATATAGAACAAGATCCTCTTCCTGAAATTCTGCGTTCGCTGGAGATGACTCCGGTTGGTTTGCGGAAGTGGTTCGCACAAATGCGGCGCTTTTGCATGAAGCATGGCGGTAAAAAATATTATTCTGAAATATTGGAACTAATCGATGAATGTGAAAGCATGGTCCGGCTTTAGCGATTATTCGCGTCACGTAAATCCGGTGCTGGGTGAGTTTCTGAAACTATCAGGTCGTGATCAACGTTTTGTTCAAGCAACAGGTTGCACATTGATCACTGAAGAAGGTGAGGAGTTCGCTGACTGGATCGCCGGTTTCGGAAGCGTGAATCTCGGACACAACCCTCCGGAGCTTCTTCAAAAAATTGATCGCCACTTAAAAGAGAATCCGCCCAATCTTTATCCTGAAAGTCTGAATCCCTATTCGGGGCAGCTTGCAAAAGAACTGGTCCGGCTTGCGGGATCGCATTTTGAAACCTGCTTCTTTTCCAACAGCGGCAGCGAAGCTGTTGAATCGGCCATAAAAACAGCCATCGCGGCAACGGGAAGAAAAACGGTTCTTTTCTGCGAAGGAGCTTACCACGGCACAACGCTGGGCGCCCTTTCATTGATGGGAGATGGGCATTATCGAAAACAATTCGAACCGCTCCTTCCTTACGAATCCATTCCTTTTAATAATATAGATGCGCTTGCCCAGTCTCTTGAAACGATAAAACCGTGCGCCTTCATTCTGGAACCGGTTCAGGTTGAATCGGGCTTTCGAAGCTGTCTTCCGAATTTTCTGCAACAGGCTTCCGCGATTTGCCACGATTC
This sequence is a window from bacterium. Protein-coding genes within it:
- a CDS encoding HAD family phosphatase, with the protein product MIKAILWDNDGVLVDTEHLYFRATREVLSSIGFELTQKQFIELFLIEARGAWHLVQQMGFSPEEVEQLRQTRNNLYCDFLLQEKLLIEGVEEVLAKLHGKYKMGIVTSSLKEHFDIIHRSTGLLKYFDFVVASGDYIKYKPDPEPYRIAVQKTGFSAEECIAIEDSLRGLLSAAGAGIRCYVIPNRLTQKSDFASAFKVLNHVREILEELNQPCDQTASSS
- a CDS encoding aminotransferase class III-fold pyridoxal phosphate-dependent enzyme, with amino-acid sequence MNVKAWSGFSDYSRHVNPVLGEFLKLSGRDQRFVQATGCTLITEEGEEFADWIAGFGSVNLGHNPPELLQKIDRHLKENPPNLYPESLNPYSGQLAKELVRLAGSHFETCFFSNSGSEAVESAIKTAIAATGRKTVLFCEGAYHGTTLGALSLMGDGHYRKQFEPLLPYESIPFNNIDALAQSLETIKPCAFILEPVQVESGFRSCLPNFLQQASAICHDSGALLILDEVQTGMGRTGKLFAFEHANVRPDILVLGKALGGGLLPIGATLFREGLFRKAYGNFLSCEAHNSTFGGNALTCTVAMEVLRILGDSDFLQNVQSRSFHLQSLLEQHLRNHPLVERIYLQGLLGGITLREVDHPWFSWKSFGLEGLDHLPVTGPLLVHRMHRRKFLTQICAHHWNTLRIEPPLIVSPGECERFVSALSEELNWIVSNS